In one Brassica oleracea var. oleracea cultivar TO1000 chromosome C9, BOL, whole genome shotgun sequence genomic region, the following are encoded:
- the LOC106313670 gene encoding uncharacterized protein LOC106313670, with translation MIADNDHVVGLSVESFKDESKHHKCPEEIREDAELKIPKNKNNVCELFYDTRSGDECDKENDGNNKALKHHYCGDSDEAGKMMIRGNSQDTAAKGGLFYMDKNVTACASPEVVVCYKESTYHVVKDICVDEGVPVQEKFLFGEEDSVRCNSEDLVETKSPEDRNGKLDGSELCNDSKTNQDVEEFSREGLADAEGSRSCNQEDLIVTKEAKEVVASTSENVLTLGGIILSSEDEQKPLNNSHRSEEKSPSQLQENEQRSLETEEPRKAEEKLSSVSIATSHEPERPGTDQQQPDSFEDGKLFSSGFGETSFSAAEAVSISGHISYSGPVVVSGRLSVRSDASTTSGRSFAFPILQSEWNSSPERMAKAEKRRLKGWREILLCCRFS, from the exons ATGATAGCAG ATAATGATCACGTTGTTGGACTTTCAGTAGAGAGTTTCAAAGATGAATCTAAGCATCATAAGTGCCCTGAAGAGATTAGAGAAGATGCAGAGCTAAAGATTCCTAAAAACAAGAACAATGTGTGTGAGTTGTTTTATGATACAAGAAGCGGCGACGAATGTGATAAAGAGAATGATGGAAACAACAAAGCTTTGAAACACCACTATTGTGGAGATTCTGATGAGGCTGGAAAGATGATGATACGAGGTAATAGTCAAGATACTGCTGCTAAGGGTGGTTTGTTTTATATGGACAAGAACGTCACGGCTTGTGCCTCGCCTGAGGTTGTTGTTTGTTACAAGGAGAGTACTTATCATGTAGTGAAGGATATATGTGTTGATGAAGGTGTGCCGGTCCAAGAGAAGTTCTTATTCGGTGAGGAAGATTCTGTGAGGTGTAACTCAGAGGATTTGGTGGAAACCAAGTCCCCTGAAGACAGAAACGGTAAGCTTGATGGTTCTGAGCTTTGTAATGATTCTAAGACAAACCAAGATGTGGAAGAGTTTTCAAGAGAAGGTTTAGCTGATGCTGAAGGTTCTAGAAGTTGCAATCAGGAGGATTTGATTGTGACAAAAGAAGCCAAGGAGGTAGTGGCTAGTACATCAGAGAATGTCTTAACTTTGGGAGGTATTATTCTATCAAGTGAAGATGAACAAAAACCTCTTAACAATAGCCATAGAAGTGAAGAAAAATCTCCATCTCAACTTCAG GAGAATGAACAAAGAAGCTTAGAAACAGAGGAGCCAAGGAAGGCAGAGGAGAAGCTTTCCTCTGTTTCTATAGCAACCTCTCATGAACCTGAAAGGCCTGGAACCGATCAGCAACAACCAGACTCGTTTGAAGATGGCAAACTTTTCTCTAGCGGATTTGGAGAGACAAGTTTCTCAGCAGCAGAAGCAGTTTCAATATCAGGTCATATATCATACTCAGGACCAGTTGTAGTCTCTGGACGCCTCTCTGTTCGTTCTGATGCAAGCACAACGAGTGGAAGATCCTTTGCTTTCCCAAT ATTGCAGTCAGAATGGAACAGTAGTCCTGAAAGAATGGCTAAAGCTGAGAAGAGAAGACTCAAAGGATGGAGAGAGATCCTTCTCTGCTGTAGATTCTCTTAA
- the LOC106317357 gene encoding probable root meristem growth factor 8 isoform X2, producing the protein MKLISITFLLCALVLLLLLTPTSSLQVHPRYSSPSQGESEKIFIKMAPRKLMIISSEHVNVMKPGAPEGSSEQLQVTSSSGKSKSEEKKIGEKEEENALSKYLSMDYSKFRRRRPVHNL; encoded by the exons ATGAAGCTAATTAGTATCACCTTCTTGCTTTGTGCATTGGTTTTGTTATTGCTTCTAACTCCAACATCTTCTCTACAAGTCCACCCTCGCTACTCATCTCCTAGCCAAG GTGAAAGCGAAAAGATTTTTATTAAAATGGCGCCAAGGAAACTCATGATCATCTCTAGTGAACATGTAAAT GTGATGAAGCCAGGTGCTCCTGAAGGTTCAAGCGAACAACTTCAAGTCACTTCTTCCTCTG GAAAATCTAAGAGTGAAGAGAAGAAAATAGGTGAAAAGGAAGAGGAGAATGCTCTATCGAAATATCTATCAATGGATTATTCAAAATTTAGAAGAAGACGGCCAGTTCACAACCTCTAA
- the LOC106317357 gene encoding probable root meristem growth factor 8 isoform X1, which yields MKLISITFLLCALVLLLLLTPTSSLQVHPRYSSPSQAGESEKIFIKMAPRKLMIISSEHVNVMKPGAPEGSSEQLQVTSSSGKSKSEEKKIGEKEEENALSKYLSMDYSKFRRRRPVHNL from the exons ATGAAGCTAATTAGTATCACCTTCTTGCTTTGTGCATTGGTTTTGTTATTGCTTCTAACTCCAACATCTTCTCTACAAGTCCACCCTCGCTACTCATCTCCTAGCCAAG CAGGTGAAAGCGAAAAGATTTTTATTAAAATGGCGCCAAGGAAACTCATGATCATCTCTAGTGAACATGTAAAT GTGATGAAGCCAGGTGCTCCTGAAGGTTCAAGCGAACAACTTCAAGTCACTTCTTCCTCTG GAAAATCTAAGAGTGAAGAGAAGAAAATAGGTGAAAAGGAAGAGGAGAATGCTCTATCGAAATATCTATCAATGGATTATTCAAAATTTAGAAGAAGACGGCCAGTTCACAACCTCTAA